One Falco peregrinus isolate bFalPer1 chromosome 10, bFalPer1.pri, whole genome shotgun sequence genomic window, TCGATAGAGCAAGGTGAAGACAACGGCTGGCTTCGTCCGCATAAAGCTTGGTAAACAGTGATCAGTAAGAACACTGAAAACCTAAAGTAAGGAAGAAAAGTCAGCTGCACCCATGTGTAATAGAGGTTACCACCTGACAGATGAcaccccaaaaccagaacacGTTCCCACCCAGCAGAGAGGTTGATGGTCACATTTCCCCCTTCAAATTACCCGCCTGCCAGCAAGACCCAGACATCTCACCTTCACAGGGCTAAACGATAATCTGGGGTTTTACTTTAGCAGCAAAGAGCACAGCAAAGCATTAAGCCGGGTGTATTATAAAGCTGCTACTCTGACACCACTGGTATAAAACTGTACCTCAGGCCACTGCTTTAGGAATGTGGAGCCATCTGAAAGCACTCCAAAGTCACCAGGACTTTGGGCCTCTCCCATGGCATGCCTTGCGGCTGATTCCGCACTCTGGTGCCCTGAGCGTTGCAGCAACCTTTGTCAGCAGCTGCAAGGACTTTGCTGCGAGGACTTTGCTGCCAAGCACTGACGCGCCGCACGAGCTGAGTTTGTATCTTCCATGCAACAACGTTTCAAGCCAGAGCCCCACGATTCTGGAGCATGACCCGGCACAGACGGGGAGCTGTAGCAAAGAGCTGCCCGGGGGTGCTTTTGCTCCAGAATAACGGCTTTTACCGAGCGTTTTGAGTCAGCAAAGCTCCTTAAGTCTCCCCGCGCAGCCCCACGCTTGGACCCTGGCTGGCCCACCGCCTCCCAGCCCGGACTTCCTCTCCAGccagcagagcccctgcccccccgctGCCGGCGGCCGAGCCCCCGCAAGCCCTGCGAGCTCCGGCTGTGCCCCCGCGGGGGTGCGGGCCTGCCCCCCCCGGCACTTCCCGCCggcgccccggcccggggggcagCGGTCGCTCTGTCTGTGGTTCAGTCTCTCCGGCTGACTGGCACAAGCATTCGGATCCGCTCGGAGCCCCCGGAGGGGCGAGCGGAGGGTCCCCGGGCTGCACTCACCctccggcgcggcgcggcgcggtgcgggTAAGCAGCGAGGAGCggcgccggggctgcccgcggTACCGCCCGCAGGCGGGGCCCcaccgcgccgccccgccgcacCGGCGCAGCTGCGAGAGGGGGCGGCCCGGGCGtgccgggggagggggcagcggcCCGGTGTCGGGGGGCACTGCAGGGCGTGTTCGTAGCCCAGCGGGCCGCGGGGTGCACCGGGGGCAGCTCCCCtggcccccagctctgcctgtgtgcCCCCAGCACACAACACCCTCGGCCGGCTGCGCTGCCGCCCCTACTCGTAACCCTTCGTGTCCCACCTAAGAAAGATTGCAGCTTTGGTTCGGAGCCTGCAGTTTAGTGGCCCTCAGAGAGCGTGGCGGTGCTGAAACCTTGTGCTTTCCCCTTTTATTTCACCAGATCCTGCTGGTGTTGGATGAAGAAGCCAGTGTTTCACACATGGAGTTGCTGTACTCGGTCGTGTAAGCAGATACTTCTCCTGGCAGTTACCAGCGTTAGCGATACGAAGGGTCTTTCTTACATCTCCTGTTGTACTGATCTGATGTGCAACCCTGGGGCTTTGGCATCGAAACACAAGCGTTTCCGAGAATACTTGGAGTGTCTGTAACCAGTATTTTTTacgttttaaaaaaatacctagtTTTAGGGATATGTGATAGAAAACTGGAGCTGGAACAATGTTCCTAAACCAGCGGAGGTCCAGGGGATCTGGCCGCAGGGGGCTACAGATGGTGTCTTTTGCTCTCACTGGTGTAATGAGGAGGATGGCAAGACCCAGTGAAATCTCAGGCCCCTGGAAGTCCTGGTTTTAATCTCTTTGCTCACACACCTGCCTTTCCACAGCAGAAATTTCTTGGATTCCCCGGGGCTCCAGTAAGCTGTCTAGGCTGGTCCCAGTAAGCTCTGTAAGGCTTTCTGGCCAGAAGGTGCTTGGTGAAGGCCTTGGCTACAGCACAGTGCTGGGGTCTGGGGTCTTTCCCGTATTTCAGATTGCACCTCTTCAGGCTGGTCCCTGTGACCCTGCGTTTCTGTGGGCTCACAGTAAAGCCGAAGCATAAATGCCCGGCACTGTGCACAACTCTCACATGTGTCgtccacaccccccccccccacccccccccccaatgaaTATTTTGCCAGTGTCCTGAGTCCTGGTGGGAAAAGACAAGGGGAAGCAGCACTGTGAGTGAAACTGGAGTGCAGGGagttttttctcttgcagttttatttcactttaaaaaaaacagactCTAGAGTGGAACATCATGTGGGAAATCACCTGCCTTCAGTTGCCATGATGGGAGTTAGAGGGATTTGTAGGGCTGATCCTAAGTGACtgtcttcctcctgctcctcctcctcctctccttttgaAGTGTAGACTTTGTAGATGACAGCACAGatgccagccagccaggctgccaTGATGCCGGCAAAGAATATGCAGAAGCCAATGAGACACAGAAAGATGTAGTCTTGCTTGTAGAGCTGGGTCAGGCAGTTGGAGTGGAGCTGTGCCTCCACTGCAGGCATTTTCAGGGCACGCAGGCCTTCTGGGGTGTAGCAGGTGATGTTGTCAGCAtctgcagagggaaaagcagaagcaagagtCTCTCATCTGTGTCTTAAGCATTAGTGAACCGGACTCTTGCTAGAAGAATGGTGGTGGAGTTTGCTAAACTCCTGAAAAACATCTACAGGTTTTGCACCACTCTGCCTCTGTGGCTTAGGTAAAATCAGGCAGGCAAAGCCCTGCCAATCCGCAATTGCCAGGTTGCcagaattatttctgtggtGTTGCCTCCATACGAAAGTATCGCCTGTCAGGTTATGCCACTGTGGTAAGCTGTTGTCCCGGCACTGTTCATCTCTGCTGACtgagcattttaatttaatataagacGGCTTCtgcttggtttttcttttaatctcaaACACCTTCTGAAGTGATATAGCCTAAATTATGCTGGAATAATGAGGCTTGTGCGCATTTGACGGCTAGGGTGTTTTGCAGTAAGGCATAGCCTTACCTGCTGTgtgagagaggaagaggaaactCATCAATGATTCAGTTCTACTGAAATAACAACTATACCCTGTCGTATTGTAATATATGTGGTGATAAAACAGATGCTGTTTCCTCTGAAGTTAGTGAAGGCTGAGCATGGTAAAAGCACTGTCTCCTTTTGGTGTCTGTAGGAGCACAGTTAGCCCTCTCTTTCCCAGTAGGTTTTGAATGCTGCTGCTTGATGCCCCGGGTGGATGGGCCCGAGGGAAAGGGAGCAGCGGAGAGGAGGAAGCTACAGGGGATTTCTGTTATACTACGTAACATTGTATTATATCACCTTACATTATATATCATCTATTACTGAGTGACACTGTGAGGGACACTGGCCAAAGAGTGGAGAgctcagggctggaggggctgctCCAAGCAGGTCAGAACAGAGGCAGGAGAGCATTTTTGCAGAGAGCAGGGGGGTTAACTGATAGTTACGAACACACTGGtactgcagcagcacaccaAACGATGGAGCAAGATGGAGACAAGGCAGGAAATTCAGAGCAGCGGCTTTCCCAGCACAGATCTCCCCAGGGCTGTGTTGGGCTCCTCGTTGTTGGCACTGTAGCCACGGGGTGCCGTGACTCGCAGGCACCGGGACACCTCCTGAGGCTGGAGCCAGGTGTTGTAGAGCAGCAGCGATGTCCTAGCTACAGGCTACACCCCCCTGACTGTCCTGAGGATGTAAGTGAGTGTGAGTGTGACTCTGTGTGCGGAGTGCGTGTAACCCAGCTGCTCTGAGCCGTGTTTTGTGCAACACCAGCAAGTGGGCCCCACAGTTGACACGCAGTGGCACAGCCCCATGAGTTGAAATTTTGGGAAGGAGAGGGCCCTCTCCATTCCACACAGATAagcaggagaagggaggagagaggtCCTGCTCATACAGCCCTCACCTGGAAAATGAACGTTGCTCTCTGTCACCCAGGTGATGAAGTCCAAAAAGGAACAGTTGCAGTGCCACCGGTTGTCACTGAATGCCAGAAAGCTCAGGTTGGGCAGGTCCTGGACAGTGCTGGTGTCCAGGAATGTCAAGCCCGTCCGGCTGACATCCAGGTGCCTCAGCCAGGTGTTGTTGGAGAAAGCATCCTTCTTGATGGCCACAAGGTTGGGATTGTCTGAGATCTTTAGCACCACCAGGCTGTGGAGGTGTGAGAAGGTGCTGAAGGTGATCCGTGTGAGGTTGTTGAAGCTCAGGTCCAGATAGACAAGCTTGGCCATACCTAGGAAAGTGAAATCCAGGTCATCCCCCAAGAGGTTCTTCCTGCAGTCCAGGTAGACCAAATCAGCCAGGAAGGTCAGCTCCACTGTCGGCAAGTATGAGATGTTGTTGGCCGCCAGAATCAGCTGCCTGGTGTCCAGTGGGATGGCCACAGGGAGCTCCAGCAACTGCTGCCCTGTGCAGTTCACTGCCAGGTTCTGGCAGCTACACTGGCTCGGGCAGCTGCTCCTCTCCAAAGACATCCCCATccccaaaagaagaaacatgagTCTCAGGGCCTGCTGTCTACCTAAAGGAGACATGCTCTAAGACCTtccaggctgcccagccctTTGGGGACTGCGAGTGGCCCTATGGAAGCTGCATTGTCGTGGCCATGCCAAGCAGGTGTCTGGTGCAAGGCTGTCAGGAAGCACTTTGTGTCTGTGC contains:
- the LRRC52 gene encoding leucine-rich repeat-containing protein 52, which translates into the protein MSPLGRQQALRLMFLLLGMGMSLERSSCPSQCSCQNLAVNCTGQQLLELPVAIPLDTRQLILAANNISYLPTVELTFLADLVYLDCRKNLLGDDLDFTFLGMAKLVYLDLSFNNLTRITFSTFSHLHSLVVLKISDNPNLVAIKKDAFSNNTWLRHLDVSRTGLTFLDTSTVQDLPNLSFLAFSDNRWHCNCSFLDFITWVTESNVHFPDADNITCYTPEGLRALKMPAVEAQLHSNCLTQLYKQDYIFLCLIGFCIFFAGIMAAWLAGICAVIYKVYTSKGEEEEEQEEDSHLGSALQIPLTPIMATEGR